One genomic window of Salvelinus alpinus chromosome 17, SLU_Salpinus.1, whole genome shotgun sequence includes the following:
- the LOC139542079 gene encoding probable glutamate receptor: MKALIGLVVCAVALLSGCCTAGPAALSITTILQEPYTMTQGSELEGYCIDLLAEIAKKLGFKYEVHLVKDGKYGRQDESGNWHGMIGEVVRGEADLAVASLTLTATRELSVEMSTPFMQIGVGFILSRDPGSEESHFVSFLFPFSTEMWVGVLVAFLVTGLCIYLVARISPCEWADPETDEHSFTLLHSFWYITGALTLQGAGPHPKGLSGRIISAIWWVFAVVLLACYFSNFNTMLRSDTKHGSVMNFDELARQDVIDYGTVEGGSTFNFFKNSNNPTYRRIFQHMERKKSCVPSVEEGNRRAQEGNYAFIGEVASLDLAVARYCNLVRSSELIAMRGYSIAAPLGSPMMKNITVAILQLSESGELAYLQSKWWANSCMPEGGQAPQALQAHLLRGLFMLLALGCGLGLLIALLELASKARNQAKDQKKSCCSVLSAELSQRFRSGRANAGTETSEKSKA, from the exons ATGAAAGCATTGATTGGACTGGTCGTGTGTGCCGTGGCACTGCTATCTGGGTGTTGCACTGCTG GGCCTGCAGCGTTATCCATCACCACTATATTG CAAGAGCCATACACCATGACCCAAGGGTCTGAGCTGGAGGGGTATTGCATTGACCTGCTTGCGGAGATCGCTAAGAAGTTGGGCTTCAAGTATGAAGTGCACCTGGTGAAGGACGGCAAATACGGGCGACAGGACGAGAGCGGAAACTGGCACGGGATGATCGGGGAGGTGGTCCGAGGG GAGGCCGACCTGGCGGTCGCCTCTCTGACCCTCACTGCAACCAGGGAGCTCTCGGTGGAGATGAGCACTCCCTTCATGCAGATTGGTGTTGGCTTCATCCTGAGCAGGGACCCGGGCTCCGAGGAGAGCCACTTCGTCAGcttcctcttccccttctccaCGGAGATGTGGGTGGGTGTCCTCGTGGCCTTCCTGGTGACTGGCCTCTGCATTTATCTGGTGGCCAG GATAAGCCCCTGTGAGTGGGCTGACCCCGAGACAGACGAACACAGTTTCACCCTCCTGCACAGCTTCTGGTACATCACCGGAGCCCTGACACTGCAAG GTGCTGGCCCACACCCTAAAGGCCTGTCTGGCCGCATTATCAGCGCCATCTGGTGGGTGTTTGCGGTGGTGCTCTTGGCCTGCTACTTCAGCAACTTCAACACCATGCTACGCTCGGACACCAAACACGGCTCGGTGATGAACTTCGATGAGCTGGCCAGACAGGACGTCATTGACTATGGAACAGTGGAAGGCGGCTCCACTTTCAATTTCTTCAAA aactccaacaacccCACCTACCGACGCATCTTCCAGCACATGGAGAGGAAGAAGAGTTGTGTACCTTCTGTGGAAGAGGGCAATCGACGTGCCCAGGAAGGCAACTACGCCTTCATTGGCGAGGTAGCGTCTCTGGACCTAGCTGTGGCTCGCTACTGCAACCTGGTCCGCAGCAGTGAACTCATTGCCATGAGAGGGTACAGCATTGCAGCACCCCTAG GCTCCCCTATGATGAAGAACATAACGGTGGCCATACTGCAGCTGAGTGAGTCTGGGGAATTGGCGTACCTGCAGAGTAAGTGGTGGGCCAATAGCTGTATGCCAGAGGGGGGCCAAGCCCCACAGGCCCTCCAGGCCCACCTCCTGAGGGGCCTCTTCATGCTGCTGGCCCTGGGGTGTGGCCTGGGCCTCCTCATTGCCCTCCTGGAGCTTGCCTCCAAGGCCCGCAACCAAGCCAAGGACCAGAAG AAATCCTGCTGCTCAGTATTGTCGGCAGAGCTGAGTCAACGTTTCAGATCGGGCAGGGCGAATGCAGGCACAGAGACGTCAGAGAAGAGCAAAGCGTAA